Proteins encoded in a region of the Spiroplasma endosymbiont of Amphimallon solstitiale genome:
- the pstB gene encoding phosphate ABC transporter ATP-binding protein PstB, protein MLNWIIKRKNESKKKSANSNKKRKTNIIKPYLLKVKEKFNKKENNKLNSLSTIENIPKTNYVFTIKNLNFFYNHGKKQALFNINLEISRNQVTAFIGPSGCGKSTLLRTLNRMNDLIDGVKINGQILFNNEDIYENKKNIISLRTKVGMVFQKPNPFPMSIYDNVAYGPKNQGIKNKKILNQIVEDALKKAALWDEVAQHLFDSALSLSGGQQQRLCIARAIALKPEVLLMDEPTSALDPIAASKIEDLMNDLKSDFTIIVVTHSMQQAARISDKTSFFLNGEVIEYNNTKKIFSRPKDKRTEDYITGRFG, encoded by the coding sequence ATGCTCAATTGAATTATTAAAAGAAAAAATGAAAGCAAGAAAAAATCAGCGAATAGCAATAAAAAAAGAAAAACAAATATAATTAAACCATACTTATTAAAAGTAAAAGAAAAATTTAATAAAAAAGAAAATAATAAATTAAACAGTTTATCAACTATCGAAAACATTCCAAAAACTAATTATGTTTTTACTATTAAAAATTTAAATTTCTTCTATAATCATGGTAAAAAACAGGCTTTATTTAATATAAATTTAGAAATAAGTCGTAATCAAGTAACCGCTTTTATTGGACCAAGTGGTTGTGGTAAATCAACATTACTACGAACTTTAAATAGAATGAATGATTTAATTGATGGTGTTAAAATTAATGGACAAATATTATTCAATAATGAAGATATTTATGAAAATAAAAAAAATATTATTTCATTACGAACTAAAGTTGGAATGGTATTTCAAAAACCTAATCCCTTTCCAATGTCAATTTATGATAATGTTGCATATGGTCCAAAAAATCAAGGCATTAAAAATAAAAAGATTCTAAATCAAATTGTCGAAGATGCTTTAAAAAAAGCGGCTTTATGAGATGAAGTTGCTCAACACTTATTCGATTCAGCATTATCATTATCAGGTGGTCAACAACAACGTTTATGTATTGCTCGTGCTATTGCCCTAAAACCAGAAGTACTATTAATGGATGAACCAACTTCAGCTCTAGATCCGATTGCCGCATCTAAAATTGAAGACTTAATGAATGATTTAAAATCAGACTTTACAATTATTGTTGTTACTCATTCAATGCAACAAGCAGCACGAATTTCTGATAAAACTTCCTTTTTCTTAAATGGAGAAGTCATTGAATATAATAATACTAAAAAAATATTTTCACGACCAAAAGATAAAAGAACAGAAGATTATATTACCGGCAGATTTGGTTAA
- a CDS encoding IS30 family transposase, protein MYKYLTIESIIAIKEYKSYGFSIRKIAKAIDYSKSTVHRVCRLLNQNLLPLEILNKIQKNKQNAGRKLIILTLIEINTINHLLITKNYALDIIANFLKENKIKSISTKTLYNMFKTNRMGFDENNLLRKGKNKPHKQKETRGRINNCKSIHERNLIIPNIKNIEEFGHLEGDTIIGKDHKSSIITLADIWSKTTIPLATKNNKSENITKSIIKFISKLQKGTVKTITFDRGKEFSKWKLIEKNCNVKIYFADPGKPCQRGLNENNNGILRRYLPKSTDLSSYKQKDLNTIAFQINSTPRKSLSYKRPIDLIQLF, encoded by the coding sequence ATGTATAAGTATCTGACTATTGAATCAATAATAGCAATAAAAGAATATAAAAGTTATGGATTTTCGATTCGTAAAATAGCAAAAGCCATTGATTATAGTAAATCAACTGTACATAGAGTTTGTAGATTATTAAATCAAAACTTATTACCATTAGAAATATTGAATAAAATTCAAAAAAATAAACAAAATGCAGGTAGAAAATTAATAATTTTAACTTTAATAGAAATTAATACTATTAATCATTTGTTAATTACTAAAAATTATGCTCTTGATATAATTGCTAATTTTTTAAAGGAAAATAAAATAAAAAGTATTTCAACAAAAACTTTATATAACATGTTTAAAACAAATCGAATGGGTTTTGATGAAAATAACTTATTGAGAAAAGGAAAAAATAAACCTCACAAACAAAAAGAAACTAGGGGCAGAATTAATAATTGTAAGTCTATTCATGAAAGAAATTTAATCATTCCTAATATTAAAAATATAGAAGAATTTGGTCATTTAGAGGGTGATACTATCATTGGTAAAGATCATAAAAGTTCTATTATTACTTTAGCTGATATATGATCAAAAACCACAATTCCTTTAGCAACTAAAAATAATAAATCAGAAAATATTACAAAAAGTATAATAAAATTTATTTCAAAGTTACAAAAAGGAACAGTTAAAACTATTACTTTTGATCGTGGTAAAGAATTTAGTAAATGAAAATTAATCGAAAAAAATTGTAATGTTAAGATTTATTTTGCAGATCCTGGTAAACCTTGTCAAAGAGGTTTAAATGAAAATAATAATGGTATTTTAAGAAGATATTTACCAAAATCTACAGATCTATCTTCATATAAACAAAAAGATTTAAATACTATAGCATTTCAAATTAATTCTACACCCAGAAAATCACTATCTTATAAAAGACCAATAGATTTAATACAATTATTTTAA
- a CDS encoding PstS family phosphate ABC transporter substrate-binding protein: MLKKRILSLFWLITMISIFIVTLVSHKPYFIMGGSTSVAPLMHTLMEDYPDNHKEADFTYNSLGSDAAVIPVNKNMFGIGWLSKEYTTPNNNLISFVLSKDGMILVYNLPQDCLGNNKPLNFTQDKVKKMYLKSSIFWRDLFPQNTSEPNQGWIKPTCDLKILPYTRENGSGTRDVFNEKVLGDSKAYYPQAITVNSSTQMFNMSSGGVGYSSYSDKKQLDSNKQFTNIHIANWENIAPSLDTIKNGTYQLSRPFTGLINKNFKQINTLVKFLKFLFIPDYPGHNEYVVPAFSEAQYAQSAVPLTDKLNYDLNQWLNNFP; the protein is encoded by the coding sequence ATGCTAAAAAAAAGAATTTTGTCATTATTTTGATTAATCACAATGATTAGTATTTTTATTGTAACTTTAGTTAGTCATAAACCCTATTTTATTATGGGCGGTTCAACTTCAGTAGCACCTTTAATGCATACATTAATGGAAGACTATCCCGATAATCATAAAGAAGCAGACTTTACTTATAACAGTTTAGGTTCAGATGCAGCAGTAATTCCCGTTAATAAAAATATGTTTGGTATTGGCTGACTTTCAAAGGAATATACAACTCCTAATAATAATTTAATTTCTTTTGTTTTATCAAAAGATGGCATGATTTTAGTTTATAATTTACCACAAGATTGCTTAGGTAATAATAAACCTCTAAATTTTACACAAGATAAAGTAAAAAAAATGTATTTAAAATCGTCTATTTTCTGAAGAGATTTATTTCCACAAAATACTTCAGAACCAAATCAAGGTTGAATCAAACCAACTTGTGACCTCAAAATTTTACCTTATACTAGAGAAAATGGTTCAGGAACACGAGATGTTTTTAATGAAAAAGTTCTGGGTGATTCAAAAGCATATTATCCACAAGCAATAACCGTTAATTCAAGTACACAAATGTTTAATATGTCTAGTGGTGGTGTTGGCTATAGTTCATATTCAGATAAAAAACAATTAGATTCGAATAAACAATTCACTAATATTCATATTGCTAATTGAGAAAATATTGCTCCAAGTTTAGATACCATTAAAAATGGTACTTATCAGTTATCACGACCATTTACAGGTTTAATAAATAAAAATTTTAAACAAATTAATACTTTAGTTAAATTTCTAAAATTCTTGTTTATTCCTGACTATCCAGGTCATAACGAATACGTAGTTCCTGCTTTTTCAGAAGCTCAGTATGCACAATCAGCAGTACCATTAACTGACAAATTAAATTATGATTTAAATCAGTGATTAAACAATTTTCCATAA
- a CDS encoding DEAD/DEAH box helicase family protein: MKNKGYYDLLLKISDDISNNFQTSHINDEKELIKDIDHYLVKQLNNTLIEQLKTIKSPEAKIDFLNQIISNFTTNKFSNNILLQVNDSIIDNPLTSNIRLSDNYLFTNENQQVLINHLNQEIRTCDEVYFIYPFISNSIINKLRSSFTYALNHNITINFITTTFDDMALFVNLYALVKIIKKYPNIKVKVENNLEKRSERIHIKAAIFKRNSGFSSAIIGSSNLTQKGLASGREWNIKINEFDNKQLYQNILNQYYKLWNDNLVDLNDEQQRLQLLSRIEYNRLLVNKKDEQWLATNYFLYDFQIALINKLKLRRKLKKTKHLIVMATGVGKTVVSAFDYLNQIKENNNQKPSILFLAHQREIIEQAIITFRKVINDKKFATILNSKQNNFQEQYLFATVQTVHRHLNKFKRQQFDIIIFDEAHHLAAKTFQTIFNYFHPKQIIGLTATPEREDNKNIINYFDNEFAHELRLWDAINEKLLSPFDYYCIDDITADLTGIDLNNDQQLFKKLNTEARNKLLLDVINDYIGFYSNRICLIFCINITHAQIVARFLQNQGLKTDFLTSKNQTNRSKIINDFKNRIINYLCVVNIFNEGIDIPEIDTIILLRPTNSKTVYLQQLGRGLRKTETKHCLEVYDLIANIDKKYDITIGIKNLSNSHIINVNKQLPNSFNLPYGCTITLEPRSQNIILTNLKQWYQSRKKIYLVIQSYYQLYNDNAIFKILIDYDLTIQEFYNFLNDFYLRIAKKIKNYQTHDNDTNRNQNILKQFLFLNDYQIVNYFYLRLSQELDTKLINYHYDNLLIASLLYEVTSNKVFNRIFPNFNEIPCLVTNFIENNKLVVNELKIILKYKLDYETLLLNEHFNQDYPLLSYQSTFTVHQALCTINRVNFNKKLGPLKIIAFQAGHLTFNENKSVIFADIDGTNYGKLTSYNKLTKEYYWSIPENKTINSKLVKDLQNNNIEKILFLNNDCNKKFKNLALKLYDFIGIGQYQLTIKSDYITIKFLVE; encoded by the coding sequence ATGAAAAATAAGGGCTATTATGATTTATTATTAAAGATTAGTGATGATATTAGCAATAATTTTCAAACATCACATATTAATGATGAAAAAGAATTAATTAAAGACATTGATCATTATTTAGTTAAACAATTAAATAATACTTTAATTGAACAATTAAAAACGATTAAATCACCAGAAGCAAAAATTGATTTTTTAAATCAAATCATAAGTAATTTTACTACTAATAAATTTAGTAATAACATTTTATTACAAGTAAATGATAGTATAATTGATAATCCTTTAACTTCTAATATTAGATTAAGTGACAATTATCTATTTACTAATGAAAACCAACAAGTATTAATTAATCATTTAAATCAGGAAATCAGAACTTGTGATGAAGTATACTTTATTTATCCTTTTATATCAAATTCAATTATTAATAAGTTACGTTCATCATTTACTTATGCTTTAAATCATAATATTACTATTAATTTTATTACTACTACTTTTGATGATATGGCTTTATTTGTTAATTTATATGCATTAGTTAAAATAATAAAAAAGTATCCTAATATTAAAGTTAAAGTTGAAAATAATTTAGAAAAACGTAGTGAAAGAATTCATATTAAAGCTGCCATCTTTAAACGAAATTCAGGTTTTTCTTCAGCAATAATTGGTTCATCAAATTTAACGCAAAAAGGTTTAGCTAGTGGTCGTGAATGAAATATTAAAATTAATGAATTTGATAATAAGCAACTATATCAAAATATTTTAAATCAGTATTATAAATTATGAAATGATAATTTAGTTGATTTAAATGATGAACAACAACGATTACAATTACTATCGCGAATTGAATATAATCGATTGCTTGTAAATAAAAAAGATGAACAATGATTAGCAACTAATTATTTTCTTTATGATTTTCAAATTGCCTTAATTAATAAATTAAAGTTAAGAAGAAAACTTAAAAAAACAAAACATTTAATTGTCATGGCAACAGGTGTTGGTAAAACAGTAGTATCTGCTTTTGACTATTTAAATCAAATCAAAGAAAATAATAATCAAAAACCTTCAATTTTATTTTTAGCACATCAAAGAGAAATTATTGAACAAGCAATTATTACTTTTCGAAAAGTAATAAATGATAAAAAATTTGCAACTATTTTAAATAGTAAACAAAATAATTTTCAAGAACAATATTTATTTGCAACAGTACAAACTGTACATAGACATCTAAATAAGTTTAAACGTCAACAATTTGATATTATTATTTTTGATGAAGCTCATCATTTGGCTGCCAAAACTTTTCAGACAATTTTTAATTATTTTCATCCTAAACAAATTATTGGTTTAACAGCAACACCAGAACGAGAAGATAATAAAAACATTATTAATTATTTTGATAATGAGTTTGCACATGAATTACGATTGTGAGATGCAATTAATGAAAAACTTTTATCACCATTTGATTATTATTGTATTGATGACATTACTGCTGATTTAACTGGTATTGATTTAAATAATGATCAACAATTATTTAAAAAATTAAATACTGAAGCAAGAAATAAGTTATTATTAGATGTAATTAATGACTATATTGGATTTTATAGTAATCGGATTTGTTTAATTTTTTGTATTAACATTACTCATGCACAAATTGTTGCTAGATTTTTGCAAAATCAGGGCTTAAAAACAGACTTTTTAACAAGTAAAAATCAAACTAATCGTAGTAAAATAATTAATGATTTTAAAAATAGAATTATTAATTATTTATGTGTAGTAAATATTTTTAATGAAGGAATTGATATTCCTGAAATTGATACTATTATTTTATTACGACCAACTAATTCAAAAACAGTATATTTACAACAATTAGGAAGAGGATTGAGAAAAACAGAAACTAAACATTGTTTAGAGGTTTATGATTTAATTGCTAATATTGATAAAAAATATGACATAACCATTGGTATTAAAAATCTTTCTAATTCACATATTATAAATGTTAATAAACAATTACCTAATAGTTTTAATTTACCTTATGGATGCACTATTACTTTAGAACCAAGAAGTCAAAACATCATTTTAACTAATTTAAAGCAATGATATCAATCACGAAAAAAAATTTATTTGGTAATTCAATCATACTATCAACTTTATAATGATAATGCTATTTTTAAAATATTAATTGATTATGATTTGACAATTCAAGAATTTTATAATTTTTTAAATGATTTTTATTTACGAATAGCAAAAAAAATAAAAAATTATCAAACCCATGATAATGATACTAATCGTAATCAAAATATCTTAAAACAATTCTTATTTTTAAATGATTATCAAATAGTTAATTATTTTTATTTAAGATTAAGTCAAGAATTAGATACTAAATTAATTAATTATCATTATGACAATTTATTAATAGCATCATTATTATATGAGGTTACAAGTAATAAAGTATTTAATCGTATTTTTCCAAATTTTAATGAAATACCATGTTTAGTTACAAATTTCATTGAAAATAACAAATTAGTTGTTAATGAACTAAAAATTATTCTTAAATATAAACTAGATTATGAAACATTATTACTTAATGAACATTTTAATCAAGATTACCCTTTATTATCTTATCAATCAACATTTACTGTGCATCAGGCACTATGTACAATTAATCGTGTTAATTTTAATAAAAAACTTGGACCTTTAAAAATTATTGCCTTTCAAGCGGGTCATTTGACATTTAATGAAAATAAATCAGTAATTTTTGCAGATATTGATGGAACAAATTATGGTAAATTAACTAGTTATAATAAATTAACAAAAGAATATTACTGATCAATACCAGAAAATAAAACGATTAATTCAAAATTAGTGAAAGATTTACAAAATAATAATATTGAAAAAATATTATTTTTAAATAATGATTGTAATAAAAAATTTAAAAATCTTGCTTTAAAGTTGTATGACTTTATTGGTATTGGTCAATATCAATTAACAATTAAGAGCGATTATATTACTATTAAATTTTTAGTAGAATAA
- the rpmF gene encoding 50S ribosomal protein L32 produces MAVPARRTSKMRKNTRRAHDSLSATTTTNCLNCGAITKPHHACMKCKTYKGVSITNPLQAEKTSSTEKK; encoded by the coding sequence ATGGCAGTACCAGCAAGAAGAACGTCAAAAATGCGTAAAAATACACGTCGTGCCCATGATAGTTTATCTGCAACAACTACAACTAACTGTTTAAATTGTGGAGCAATTACTAAACCACATCATGCCTGTATGAAATGCAAGACATACAAAGGTGTAAGTATTACTAATCCATTACAAGCAGAAAAAACATCATCAACAGAAAAAAAATAA
- a CDS encoding IS256 family transposase produces the protein MAKKQNINNNDPISKAVDLLLENTEDLTTVFKEGGLYKELTKRLVEKMLNSEMQNYLGYEKNQHSNTENARNGTSSKKLITQQGKIEIDVPRDRNSDFTPVIVAKRQRRFDGFDQQVLSLYAKGMTLSDIRMQLQELYHGADISESVISQITDDVIDDVKTWQNRPLESIYPIVYFDCIVVKVRQDKRIINKSVYIALGVDLEGKKDVLGLWISENEGAKFWLANFTEMKNRGLNDILIACSDNLTGMSEAIQAVYPKTEHQLCIVHQIRNSLKYVSYKHRKTLVTDLKPIYSACSEEQAMQALESFESKWNKQYPQIAKSWYKNWENLMIFISYPAEIKRVIYTTNAIESVNSQLRKVIRNKKAFPNDMSVFKIFYLAIENITKKWTLPIQNWNTAIAHFMIKFEDRINLN, from the coding sequence ATGGCTAAAAAACAAAATATTAATAATAATGATCCAATATCAAAAGCAGTAGATTTATTATTAGAAAATACTGAAGATTTAACAACAGTTTTTAAAGAAGGGGGTTTATATAAAGAATTAACAAAACGTTTAGTTGAAAAAATGTTGAATTCTGAAATGCAAAATTATTTAGGATATGAAAAAAATCAACATAGTAATACTGAAAATGCTCGTAATGGTACAAGTTCAAAAAAATTAATAACTCAACAAGGTAAAATTGAGATTGATGTACCAAGAGATCGCAATAGTGATTTTACTCCTGTAATAGTTGCAAAAAGACAGCGAAGATTTGATGGTTTTGATCAACAAGTGCTTTCACTATATGCAAAAGGTATGACTCTATCTGACATTAGAATGCAGTTACAAGAGTTATATCATGGTGCTGATATTAGTGAAAGTGTTATTAGTCAAATTACTGATGATGTTATTGATGATGTCAAAACATGACAAAATCGACCATTAGAAAGCATTTATCCGATTGTTTATTTTGATTGTATAGTAGTTAAAGTTCGACAAGATAAACGGATTATTAATAAATCAGTTTATATAGCATTAGGAGTTGATTTAGAAGGTAAAAAAGATGTTTTAGGCTTATGAATTAGTGAAAATGAAGGTGCTAAATTTTGATTAGCTAATTTCACAGAAATGAAAAATCGAGGCTTAAATGATATTTTGATTGCTTGTAGTGATAATTTAACAGGCATGTCAGAAGCAATACAAGCAGTTTATCCTAAAACAGAACATCAATTATGCATTGTTCATCAAATTCGAAATAGTTTAAAATATGTTTCATACAAACATCGAAAAACTCTAGTTACAGATTTAAAACCAATTTATAGTGCATGTAGTGAAGAACAAGCAATGCAAGCTTTAGAATCATTTGAAAGTAAATGAAATAAACAATATCCCCAAATTGCTAAATCTTGATATAAAAATTGAGAAAATTTGATGATTTTTATTAGTTATCCTGCAGAAATCAAAAGAGTAATTTATACAACAAATGCTATTGAATCTGTTAATAGTCAATTACGAAAAGTTATTAGAAACAAAAAAGCTTTTCCTAATGATATGTCAGTTTTTAAAATATTTTATTTAGCAATTGAAAATATAACAAAAAAATGAACATTGCCTATTCAAAATTGAAATACAGCAATTGCTCATTTTATGATAAAATTTGAAGACAGAATTAATCTGAACTAG
- the pstA gene encoding phosphate ABC transporter permease PstA, which translates to MKSKSFKKFWHKITFNHFNKNHDPKNVFISEQKKHTYDLIAKICVLSISSLALIAASLLIGFIIGQTFSNMSFLNWFKMLGNSKWLPSANSFGIIAFIVATFWVALFSMILAVPLSLLTSLFICEFLPPKLKKTTLTLVELLSGIPSVVFGAFGLMTIGPIFVKMGAPTKENMMTASFILSMMALPTIISLSVNSITRVPKSYLYASLALGISRTDTSFKVIFKAAKTKIIGAIIFGFGRVIGETMAVVMIAGNSTLTPNFAHGPLAFLFSSISTLAGVIGLEIGEAVSSQQISALYGIGLFLFIIVSIINFIVLIIYKRSDKKAKGHKKPRNYNLKKINLSDNQLMLTISEKTIKNQGWKHFKDYFRLFFMGLACFITMGLIIWIIGDIIINGIFNISGNAGSSVFNFNFAALIWTTGDEGYLSIITMTCLLVLTTITIAMPLGIIGAIYLHEYAKNGWFASILRFVLNTLASTPSIIFGMFGFTFFITFLQISFSAIAASLTLTIVILPLIIRAVEDTLKSVPIEYREASLALGASKFETIRKVVIPAAIGGIITSMILSMGRIIGESAPVYLTLGSTVAFPNKGFLSSGQTLTTHILLVNKESNDPNKLGMMYQTALITVILIFILNFIAKHFEKSLTTGIGVKTKCSIELLKEKMKARKNQRIAIKKEKQI; encoded by the coding sequence ATGAAATCCAAATCTTTTAAAAAGTTTTGACATAAAATAACTTTTAATCATTTTAATAAAAATCATGATCCAAAAAATGTTTTTATTAGTGAACAAAAAAAACATACTTATGATCTGATTGCTAAAATTTGTGTATTGTCTATATCTTCATTAGCACTAATTGCCGCTTCATTATTAATTGGTTTTATTATCGGTCAAACATTTAGTAATATGAGTTTTCTAAATTGATTTAAAATGTTAGGAAATAGTAAATGATTACCTAGTGCTAATAGTTTTGGTATTATTGCCTTTATCGTTGCCACTTTTTGAGTTGCACTATTTTCAATGATACTTGCTGTTCCTTTAAGCTTACTAACATCATTATTTATATGTGAATTTTTACCACCAAAATTAAAAAAAACAACATTAACTTTAGTAGAATTATTATCTGGTATTCCTTCCGTTGTTTTTGGTGCTTTTGGTTTAATGACCATTGGTCCTATTTTTGTAAAAATGGGAGCACCAACCAAAGAAAATATGATGACAGCAAGTTTTATTTTATCAATGATGGCATTACCAACAATTATTTCATTATCTGTTAATTCTATTACTCGAGTACCAAAATCTTATCTATATGCATCATTAGCACTAGGTATTAGCAGGACTGACACTAGTTTTAAAGTCATTTTTAAAGCGGCAAAAACCAAAATCATTGGTGCAATAATTTTTGGATTTGGAAGAGTCATCGGCGAAACAATGGCCGTTGTTATGATTGCTGGTAATAGTACTCTAACCCCAAATTTTGCACATGGTCCACTTGCATTTTTATTTAGTTCAATTTCTACTTTAGCGGGAGTAATTGGACTAGAAATTGGAGAAGCAGTTAGTTCTCAACAAATATCAGCATTATATGGAATTGGTTTATTTTTATTTATTATAGTTTCAATCATTAACTTTATTGTTTTAATAATTTATAAACGTAGTGATAAAAAAGCAAAAGGTCATAAAAAACCACGAAATTATAATTTAAAAAAAATAAATCTATCTGATAATCAACTAATGTTAACTATTAGTGAAAAAACTATTAAAAATCAAGGCTGAAAACACTTTAAAGACTATTTTCGATTATTCTTTATGGGGCTAGCTTGTTTTATTACTATGGGATTAATTATTTGAATTATTGGTGATATTATTATTAATGGTATCTTCAACATTAGTGGTAATGCTGGTAGTAGCGTTTTCAATTTTAATTTTGCAGCTTTAATTTGAACAACCGGTGATGAAGGTTACTTATCAATTATCACAATGACATGTTTATTGGTATTAACAACAATTACTATTGCTATGCCATTAGGTATTATTGGTGCAATTTATCTTCACGAATATGCCAAAAATGGTTGATTTGCTTCAATATTACGTTTTGTGCTAAATACCTTAGCTTCTACGCCATCAATTATCTTTGGTATGTTTGGATTTACTTTTTTTATTACTTTCTTACAAATAAGTTTCTCAGCAATTGCTGCTAGTTTAACATTAACAATTGTTATTTTACCACTTATTATTAGAGCAGTAGAAGATACATTAAAATCAGTACCTATTGAATATCGTGAAGCATCATTAGCACTAGGTGCTAGTAAATTTGAAACAATAAGAAAAGTAGTTATTCCAGCTGCCATTGGTGGCATTATTACTAGTATGATTTTATCAATGGGTAGAATTATTGGTGAATCAGCACCAGTTTATCTAACATTAGGAAGCACTGTTGCTTTTCCCAATAAAGGTTTCTTAAGTTCAGGACAAACTTTAACAACCCATATTTTATTAGTTAATAAAGAATCAAATGACCCTAATAAATTAGGAATGATGTACCAAACAGCACTAATAACAGTTATACTAATATTTATTTTAAACTTTATAGCAAAACATTTTGAAAAAAGTTTAACAACAGGAATCGGGGTGAAAACAAAATGCTCAATTGAATTATTAAAAGAAAAAATGAAAGCAAGAAAAAATCAGCGAATAGCAATAAAAAAAGAAAAACAAATATAA
- the phoU gene encoding phosphate signaling complex protein PhoU: MKIINRRFDLDIINLKQNLLTLLKEVKKEHKDALIAMETQDFDMSKRIVETDKEIRTVAESLTITAIWSIAQQNPFATDLRTIIGYMNIIRDLERISNYAKNLSKFNVKYKPEIKLTSQLSGLMKKVFKMMDLIGESINENDINKAYQAAEYDIDIDNRFRESMKNIVNMLKVNKNNDQLSQYTSTMQQLKYIERLGDHLVNICETIVYIIKGKFYDLSSTKISE; encoded by the coding sequence ATGAAAATAATTAACCGTAGATTTGATTTAGATATCATAAATTTAAAACAAAACTTATTAACTTTATTAAAAGAAGTAAAAAAAGAACATAAAGACGCTTTAATAGCAATGGAAACACAAGATTTTGACATGTCAAAAAGAATTGTTGAAACCGATAAAGAAATTAGAACAGTCGCTGAAAGTTTAACAATTACTGCAATTTGAAGTATTGCTCAACAAAATCCTTTTGCTACTGACTTACGTACTATTATTGGCTATATGAATATTATTCGTGATTTAGAACGTATTTCAAATTATGCTAAAAATTTATCCAAATTTAATGTCAAATATAAACCAGAAATTAAATTAACATCTCAATTATCAGGATTAATGAAAAAAGTATTTAAAATGATGGATTTAATTGGTGAATCTATAAATGAAAATGATATTAACAAAGCTTATCAAGCAGCAGAATATGATATTGATATTGATAATCGTTTTCGTGAATCAATGAAAAACATTGTCAATATGTTAAAAGTAAACAAAAATAATGATCAACTCTCTCAATATACATCAACAATGCAACAGTTGAAATATATTGAAAGACTAGGTGATCACTTAGTTAACATTTGTGAAACAATAGTATATATTATTAAAGGTAAATTTTATGATTTATCTTCAACAAAAATATCTGAATAA